From the genome of Pungitius pungitius chromosome 21, fPunPun2.1, whole genome shotgun sequence, one region includes:
- the rhot2 gene encoding mitochondrial Rho GTPase 2 — MKQDVRILLLGEPKVGKTSLIMSLVGEEFPEEVPPRAEEITIPADVTPEKVPTHIVDYSEKEQSDEVLRNEVIKANVVCVVYDVTNEDTIEKIKTKWIPLVNGQAEKGNKVPIILVGNKSDLRCGSSMETILPIMNQFSEIETCVECSAKNLKNISELFYYAQKAVLHPTAPLYDPEDKQLKPLCVRALSRIFYISDQDNDRILSDAELNCFQKSCFGNPLAPQALEDVKTVVWKNTSDGVQDNGLTLNGFLFLNTLFIQRGRHETTWTILRKFGYDDNLDLTDDYLYPELRVPVGCTTEFNHLGHQFLQRLFDKYDEDKDGALSPAELKNLFCVCPYMPWGAEVCMAVPTTDEGFISNQGFFCQWTLSAYLDIHRCLEHLGYLGYPILTEQASQTAAITVTQEKELDLEKRQSQRSVFLCKVIGPRGTGKSAFLQTFVGRNVPNKMNTSSAFSPYAINTVQVSKQEKYLILKEVDVEVEFLKASDANCDVACLMYDVSDPHSFDYCASIYKQHYMESTIPCVLVASKVDLPEVKQFHGMTPAEFCYKHQLPPPLPFSSTFLDSTSKNLYTRLAWTAAYPHLNGSSMSNTSFWLRVALGSAVVAVLGFAVFRAVGRLK, encoded by the exons ATGAAACAAGACGTCAGGATACTCCTGTTGGGGGAGC CCAAGGTGGGGAAGACCTCCCTCATCATGTCTTTGGTTGGAGAAGAATTCCCAGAGGAG GTTCCGCCCAGAGCTGAAGAGATCACCATCCCAGCCGACGTGACACCAGAGAAGGTGCCCACGCACATAGTGGACTACTCAG AAAAAGAGCAGAGTGACGAAGTCCTGAGAAATGAGGTCATAAAG GCCAATGTGGTGTGTGTTGTCTATGATGTCACCAACGAGGACACAATAGAGAAG ATCAAAACTAAATGGATACCTTTAGTTAACGGGCAGGCAGAGAAGGGGAACAA AGTTCCCATCATCCTCGTGGGAAACAAGTCTGACCTGCGCTGTGGCAGCTCAATGGAAACCATTCTTCCCATCATGAACCAGTTCTCTGAGATTGAGACGTGTGTTGAG TGTTCTGCAAAGAACTTGAAAAACATTTCCGAGCTGTTCTACTATGCACAGAAGGCAGTTCTTCACCCCACTGCCCCTCTATATGACCCCGAGGACAAACAG CTGAAACCCCTGTGTGTTCGGGCCCTTAGCCGGATATTTTACATCTCTGACCAGGACAATGACCGGATCCTCAGTGATGCTGAACTCAACTGCTTTCAG AAATCCTGTTTTGGGAATCCTCTGGCACCTCAAGCCTTAGAGGATGTGAAGACAGTAGTTTGGAAGAACACCAGTGATGGGGTGCAGGACAACGGCTTGACCCTAAATG GTTTCTTGTTCCTTAATACGTTGTTCATCCAGAGGGGCCGTCATGAAACCACGTGGACTATCCTCAGGAAGTTTGGTTATGACGACAACCTTGATCTGACTGATGATTACCTTTACCCCGA GCTACGAGTTCCTGTCGGCTGTACCACGGAGTTCAATCACTTAGGTCACCAGTTTCTCCAGAGGCTGTTTGACAAGTACGATGAA GACAAAGATGGTGCCTTGTCGCCGGCGGAGCTTAAGAACCTGTTTTGCGTGTGTCCTTACATGCCGTGGGGTGCAGAGGTCTGCATGGCAGTCCCAACGACAGACGAGGGCTTCATCTCTAACCAGGGCTTCTTCTGTCAGTGGAC GCTCTCTGCATACTTAGACATCCATCGTTGCCTGGAGCACCTGGGATACCTGGGCTACCCTATCCTCACCGAGCAGGCCTCACAGACTGCAGccatcacag TCACACAAGAGAAAGAGCTGGACCTGGAGAAACGTCAGTCTCAGCGGTCAGTGTTTCTCTGCAAGGTGATCGGACCTCGGGGGACCGGCAAGAGCGCCTTTCTGCAGACCTTCGTGGGCCGCAACGTTCCG AACAAAATGAATACCAGCAGTGCCTTTTCCCCTTACGCCATTAACACTGTGCAAGTGAGCAAGCAGGAGAAGTACCTCATA CTCAAAGAGGTGGATGTGGAGGTGGAGTTCCTGAAGGCATCAGACGCCAATTGTGACGTTGCTTGTCTCATGTATGACGTCAGCGACCCACATTCCTTTGACTACTGTGCCAGTATCTACAAG CAACATTACATGGAGAGCACCATCCCATGTGTGCTGGTCGCCTCCAAGGTGGACCTTCCCGAGGTCAAGCAGTTCCACGGGATGACTCCAGCCGAGTTCTGTTATAAACACCAACTGCCTCCACCTCTGCCCTTCTCCAGCACGTTCCTCGACTCCACCAGCAAGAACCTCTACACCAGGCTGGCCTGGACAGCAGCTTACCC ACACCTGAATGGCTCCAGCATGAGCAACACCTCCTTCTGGCTCAGAGTGGCGTTGGGCTCGGCCGTGGTCGCGGTGCTCGGCTTCGCCGTCTTCAGAGCCGTCGGCAGACTTAAATGA
- the wdr90 gene encoding WD repeat-containing protein 90, with translation MASKGWQHPYVNIFKHVKVEDWKRSAKEGDVSTYKDKRLKCSVFRIRGPVPANSFIRVPKGGGQSLGLVGRYFYLLFRPAAGKHFVVQLDVSVEDGQVVRISFSNMFKEFKFTATSLQFPFLCGAAKDSVYENTAKSARRGFVGPAPASVRWTCLMLDLQYIVSVYLNRCYSQLKSIKLCANMAVKNMFTSNLLLNPGVSFSEAKMMGLASSQGTGPIPRDMSFPVPEGGSWHDLYDHIRFPSEGTKLPFHSIQKGHLQPGANCVSNQRIGEESSGVSLSQPVKDRVSLIQQITSPNSLLRNRTPTVTDVPDLGVVSTRLNDDWLFRDGGQHQKEPACSSSQSSPNGPPWDTGYGGVHVHIHAEDGFGKREEESQEEFVCTPAPHDVHLSLSEEPRQKKLLPDPILRLSRIIGFGGATTKCALWSSLGDAVVYPCHAIIVSMNISSNQQRFFIGHTDKVSALAFNGNTTLLASAQTGNHSVVRVWNYHKGNCLAMFRIHAHSLSSLSFSYGGGVLCGVGKDGHNKTMVVVWNTANVGKGGEVTILAKAHTDVDIITMKVAFFDDTRMVSCGRGNIRLWRVRNGTLRSCPVDLGEYHSLDFTDVTFEEGNSSNQHLEERTLFASSRSGFIFEIDYSRVVIRNVRRLLPAQQQHANRREKLTFNTGRGIAINSISVSSSFCFTGSEDGFLRLWPHDFSTVFLEAEHEGPVSLVSVSPDGLQVLAATSAGSLGFLDVSSRGYNTLMRSHTDAVLGFSVDGIRRHLATASSDGTVRIWNMDSLHQLYDFVSEDDPSSVAFHPREQLLSCGFSSGIVRVLDVSSAKMLAEHKHHRGDVVGLAFSPDGEFMYSADSQGSLALYNASEDDHKVVRVVCNALARGTERAPDALAVSSDSRCLAFVGPSEHVVTVADSRSLEELLHVDVSILDVHSPSLDSALRVCFPPASTEHLLVATSANKILRVSTKTGRLLREVSKVHKHQCSSLAVSEDSRFLLTAGHNVLKVWDYDMQVHISSQMFIGHSQPIRQVSFTPDQLGVVSVGDAIFLWDFLAHPVDSLTDSRSPLRSGSISALRSVQPDVSGGQLSNGMPRLTAPLPSSPPPRLDAIGTLGRVEQALRSPSVGDDTSTSRTASVPGSGSSSDPRPASFLQVTELANPSSVNTSHMDAAEMKGKKPARPDCYRHFAPRFNASTLDQAAVAPPPGEEGIKLKAVIGYSGNGRGNMVWSADQGLFAYSCGCVVVVEFLHTGSQRHLQGHSEEISCLAVTNDAKIVASAAGGRNGSRSLICIWDIQNATCRDTVSHHRGAVQSLAFSRDDRFFLSAGDFSDPEVALWSTKTFKLLSSVRMSGPIHDTAFSPSRASQLACVGSHGVSFCLMHPHGLDVDLKVEQVKTPVELGDVELTALCYHMDSFLFTATNRGHVGVWDVNTRRCLMTWEADEGEIGVLLCRGNRLLTGSNTRWLRLWEVDALRGIRPQEKNCHVEDSGTTVVLGQEMMLDGTAVSAAFDNSMDMGIVGTTAGTLWCINWCDNSSIRLVSGHKTEVNDAVFSEDEGHFATCSEDGSVRVWSVPSNELVVQFQVLSRACGCVCWSPSSSKERARVAAGYSDGTLRIFRLSSSEMEMKLQPHQVAVTAVQYSAAGDVILSAGKNGLVAVSSAVHGATIRVIKDHKGAAITSMQCVKEQCQNLGLQGNEMWLAASADRRVSVWAADWSKDKCDLLDWLTFPAPAYFGDDGPPPSLAAFWPADPDLVVYTGYGVEKELCFYSLARKQIMKKIALPDWAACFSLSRKSPLIAVGSKERVLKVIEATSGRFQDFLQHSDSLRACHFSPSGTLLFTVAFNEILLWEVQGL, from the exons ATGGCCTCCAAAG GTTGGCAGCATCCTTACGTCAACATATTCAAACATGTCAAAGTTGAGGACTGGAAAAGGTCAGCAAAAGAGGGGGACGTGTCAACGTACAAG GACAAGAGACTCAAGTGTTCAGTGTTCAGGATCCGGGGTCCCGTTCCTGCCAACAGCTTCATCCGGGTCCCCAAAGGCGGCGGCCAGTCTCTGGGGCTGGTGGGGCGCTACTTCTACCTCCTCTTCAGGCCTGCTGCTGGCAAACACTTTGTGGTCCAGCTGGATGTTTCCGTGGAG GATGGCCAAGTGGTCCGCATctctttttccaacatgttcAAAGAGTTTAAGTTCACAGCTACCTCGCTTCAGTTTCCTTTCCTCTGCGGAGCTGCAAAGGATTCAGTCTATGAAAACACGGCCAAATCTGCACGGCGAG GATTCGTGGGTCCGGCCCCCGCTTCAGTGCGTTGGACCTGTTTGATGCTGGATCTGCAGTACATCGTCTCTGTCTACCTCAACCGCTGCTACAGTCAACTTAAGAGCATTAAGCTTTGTGCCAACATGGcagtgaaaaacatgtttaccAGCAACCTGCTGCTAAACCCAG GGGTTTCCTTCAGTGAAGCCAAGATGATGGGCCTGGCTTCTTCTCAGGGAACTGGTCCTATTCCCAGGGACATGTCCTTTCCTGTGCCCGAGGGGGGCTCCTGGCATGACCTCTATGATCATATCAG GTTTCCCTCAGAGGGAACAAAATTACCATTTCACTCCATCCAAAAAGGCCATCTCCAGCCCGGGGCTA ATTGTGTCTCGAACCAACGAATTGGAGAAGAGTCTAGCGGTGTCAGCCTCAGCCAACCAGTTAAGGACCGAGTGTCTCTCATTCAGCAGATTACTTCTCCAAATTCA CTCCTGAGGAATCGAACACCCACGGTGACGGACGTGCCGGACCTCGGCGTCGTTTCCACTCGACTGAATGATGACTGGCTTTTCCGCGATGGCGGACAGCATCAGAAGGAGCCGGCGTGCTCCAGTTCACAGTCGTCTCCGAACGGGCCTCCCTGGGACACCGGCTACGGGGGAGTTCATGTGCATATTCATGCCGAGGACGGCTTCGGCAAACGTGAGGAAGAAAGCCAAGAAGAG TTTGTGTGCACTCCAGCTCCACATGATGTCCATCTATCACTGTCTGAAGAACCCAGACAGAAG AAGCTGCTTCCGGACCCGATTCTCAGGCTCAGTCGAATCATTGGCTTTGGAGGAGCCACTACTAAATGT GCCCTGTGGAGCAGTTTAGGGGATGCCGTGGTCTATCCGTGTCACGCAATTATCGTCTCCATGAATATATCGTCGAACCAGCAGAGGTTCTTCATCGGTCACACTGATAAG GTATCTGCACTGGCTTTTAACGGCAACACAACACTGCTGGCCTCAGCCCAAACTGGCAACCACAGTGTAGTTCGAGTGTGGAACTACCATAAAGGAAACTGTCTGGCCATGTTTAGGATTCATGCTCATTCATTATCATCTCTTAG CTTCTCATACGGTGGCGGTGTTCTCTGTGGAGTGGGTAAAGACGGCCACAACAAAACC ATGGTGGTGGTGTGGAACACTGCTAACGTTGGCAAAGGGGGAGAGGTGACCATCTTGGCCAAAGCACACACCGATGTGGACATCATCACCATGAAGGTTGCCTTCTTTGATGATACAAG GATGGTCTCATGTGGTCGTGGAAATATCCGCCTGTGGCGAGTGAGGAACGGGACGCTGCGGTCCTGTCCAGTCGACCTGGGTGAATACCACTCACTGGACTTCACCGATGTGACCTTTGAGGAGGGAAATTCCTCCAACCAGCATCTTGAAGAGCGCACACT ATTCGCCAGCAGTCGGAGTGGCTTCATCTTTGAGATCGACTACAGCAGGGTTGTAATTAGGAATGTCAGGAGGCTGTTGcctgcacagcagcagcatgcaAACCGCAGGGAGAAATTGACTTTTAACACAG GTCGGGGCATTGCCATCAACAGCATCAGTGTGTCCTCCTCGTTTTGTTTCACGGGCTCTGAAGATGGCTTCCTGCGTCTGTGGCCCCATGATTTTTCTACTGTCTTCCTGGAGGCTG AGCACGAGGGACCCGTGAGCCTGGTGTCAGTCTCACCGGACGGCCTCCAGGTGCTGGCAGCCACCTCCGCCGGGAGCCTGGGTTTCCTCGACGTGAGCAGCCGTGGTTACAACACGCTAATGAGGTCACACACGGACGCCGTGCTCGGCTTCAGCGTGGACGGCATCCGCCGGCATCTCGCCACCGCCTCATCCGATGGCACAGTGCGCATCTGGAATATGGATTCCTTGCATCAG TTGTATGATTTTGTGTCAGAGGACGACCCCTCTTCAGTGGCCTTCCATCCCAGAGAGCAGCTCTTATCTTGTGGCTTCAGCTCCGGCATCGTCAGAGTCTTGGACGTCTCCAGTGCCAAGATGCTGGCTGAGCACAA GCACCACAGAGGTGACGTGGTGGGTCTCGCCTTCTCTCCGGATGGGGAGTTCATGTACAGTGCTGACTCTCAGGGCTCTTTGGCACTTTACAACGCTTCTGAGGACGACCACAAAGTCGTCAgagttgtgt GTAACGCGTTGGCCCGGGGCACGGAGCGCGCTCCAGACGCTCTCGCGGTGAGCAGCGACAGCCGCTGCCTGGCTTTCGTCGGCCCCTCGGAGCACGTCGTCACCGTCGCAGACTCGCGGTCTCTGGAGGAG TTGCTTCACGTAGATGTGAGTATTTTGGACGTACACAGCCCCAGTCTCGACTCTGCACTGAGGGTCTGCTTCCCGCCGGCCTCCACTGAACACCTGTTGGTCGCCACGTCGGCGAACAAGATCCTCCGGGTCAGCACCAAGACAGGCCGCCTGCTCCGAGAG GTGTCCAAGGTGCACAAACACCAGTGCTCGTCCCTGGCTGTGAGTGAGGACAGTCGATTCCTGCTGACAGCTGGACACAACGTATTGAAAGTGTGGGATTATGACATGCAGGTCCATATTAGCTCACAG ATGTTCATAGGCCACAGTCAGCCCATCCGCCAGGTGAGCTTCACCCCCGACCAACTGGGCGTGGTCTCAGTGGGAGACGCCATATTCCTCTGGGACTTCCTGGCACATCCTGTCGACTCCTTGACAGACAGTCG TTCCCCTCTGAGATCCGGCTCCATCTCAGCTCTTAGATCAG TTCAGCCTGATGTTAGTGGAGGTCAGTTGTCCAATGGGATGCCTCGACTGACGgcgcccctcccctcctccccgccgcCCCGCCTGGACGCCATCGGCACGCTAGGACGAGTTGAACAAG CTTTGCGCTCCCCTTCGGTTGGTGATGACACCTCGACCAGCCGAACCGCTTCAGTCCCGGGTTCAGGTTCTTCCTCTGACCCCAGACCTGCCTCTTTCCTGCAAGTAACAGAGCTGGCCAACCCGTCATCCGTGAACACGAGTCACATGGATGCTG CTGAGATGAAAGGGAAGAAGCCAGCACGTCCTGACTGTTACCGGCACTTTGCCCCTCGTTTCAACGCCTCCACTCTTGATCAG GCCGCTGTGGCTCCTCCGCCAGGAGAAGAGGGCATAAAGCTGAAGGCAGTGATCGGCTACAGTGGCAACGGGCGCGGCAACATGGTGTGGAGCGCTGACCAAG GTTTGTTTGCGTACTCGTGTGGctgcgtggtggtggtggagttcCTCCACACTGGAAGTCAGAGACACCTGCAGGGCCACAGCGAGGAGATCTCCTGTCTGGCAGTCACAAATGATGCAAAG ATCGTGGCATCAGCTGCTGGTGGCAGGAATGGGAGCAGGAGCCTCATCTGCATTTGGGACATCCAGAACGCAACTTGTCGCGACACCGTCTCCCACCACAGGGGGGCAGTGCAGAGTCTCGCTTTCTCCCGGGACGATcgcttctttctctctgccg GAGACTTTTCTGACCCAGAAGTGGCTCTGTGGAGCACTAAGACCTTCAAGCTGCTGTCCAGTGTCAGGATGTCAGGACCGATTCACGACACGGCCTTCAGCCCCTCCAGAGCCAGCCAGCTGGCCTGTGTGGGCAGCCACGGGGTTTCCTTCTGCCTCATGCACCCGCACGGCTTGGATGTGGACCTCAAG gtggagcaggtgaagaCACCAGTAGAGCTGGGTGACGTGGAGCTGACGGCTCTGTGCTACCACATGGACTCGTTTCTGTTCACCGCCACCAACCGAGGACACGTCGGCGTCTGGGACGTAAACACACGGCGCTGCCTCATGACCTGGGAAGCTGATGAGGGGGAGATTG GAGTGCTGCTGTGTCGAGGGAACCGTCTTTTGACAGGCAGCAACACCCGCTGGTTGCGACTGTGGGAGGTTGACGCTTTACGAGGCATTAGGCCTCAGGAAAAGAATTGCCATGTGGAAGACAG TGGGACCACGGTGGTGTTGGGGCAGGAGATGATGCTGGACGGGACGGCCGTCAGTGCGGCCTTTGATAACAGCATGGACATGGGCATCGTTGGCACCACGGCGGGGACCCTGTGGTGCATCAACTGGTGCGACAACAGCAGCATCCGGCTGGTCAGCGGGCACAAGACCGAG GTGAACGATGCGGTTTTTAGCGAAGACGAAGGACATTTTGCGACCTGCAGCGAGGACGGCAGCGTGAGGGTGTGGTCGGTCCCCAGCAACGAACTGGTGGTGCAGTTTCAGGTGCTCAGTCGG GCCTGCGGCTGTGTATGCTGGAGCCCTTCCTCCAGTAAGGAGCGTGCACGTGTGGCGGCGGGATACAGCGACGGCACCCTGAGGATCTTCCGGCTTTCGTCTTCCGAGATGGAGATGAAGCTGCAGCCTCACCAAGTGGCCGTCACTGCAGTGCAGTACTCTGCTGCCG GTGATGTGATCCTCTCAGCGGGGAAGAACGGTCTGGTAGCCGTCAGCAGCGCAGTGCATGGAGCAACCATACGTGTCATCAAGGACCACAAAGGAGCAGCGATTACCAGCATGCAGTGCGTGAAGGAACAG TGTCAGAATCTGGGGCTGCAAGGCAACGAGATGTGGTTGGCTGCCAGTGCCGACAGACGCGTCAGCGTGTGGGCGGCCGATTGGTCGAAGGACAAATGTGATTTGCTTGACTGGCTGACGTTTCCTGCTCCGGCCTATTTTGGG GACGACGGCCCACCTCCCAGTCTGGCTGCTTTCTGGCCTGCAGACCCGGACCTGGTGGTCTACACGGGCTACGGAGTGGAGAAGGAGCTCTGCTTCTACAGCCTGGCTAGAAAACAG ATAATGAAGAAGATTGCGCTGCCCGACTGGGCCGCGTGCTTTAGCCTGTCCCGTAAGAGCCCGCTCATAGCCGTGGGGTCAAAAG AGCGAGTGCTGAAGGTGATCGAGGCGACCAGTGGGAGGTTCCAGGACTTCCTGCAGCACAGCGACTCACTGCGAGCGTGTCACTTCTCTCCTTCAGGGACGCTGCTCTTCACTGTAGCCTTTAACGAGATCCTGCTGTGGGAGGTGCAGGGCCTCTGA